A window from Nitrospira sp. ND1 encodes these proteins:
- a CDS encoding efflux RND transporter permease subunit, translating into MLSTLLAFALRQRVLVVVMACILTVGGVYAFRTIAIDAFPDVTTVLVQVVTKVPGMSPAEVERFVTFPMELQLMGAPGLTDIRSFSKVGLSMITVVFKDDIDIYLARQVVLERILEIQELLPPGSSSQLVPNTTGLGEVYQFFLEGPHDNDKDFVMSDSDLMERRTIEDWVIRPLLKGLPDVVDVNSLGGFVKQYQVMVEPGLLRKYGLALHDVFDAVAKNNANAGGNILEKDDEKYVIRGVGLIKTLEDIDHIVVKQVGGTPVYVRDVAEVRIGHAVRHGAAVLNGKHEVITGIVLMLRGGNARDVVQSIKDKISEIHHKRLLPDGLRIIPFYDRIELITAALDTVYKALLEGIVLVVVILFLFLGNVRSALIVTATLIVTPLVTFIIMDQVGLTANLMSLGGLVIAIGMMVDGSVVVVENVYRHLAEQRDDRLSKTEVILHAVTEVGQPVIFGILIIILVFLPILTLQGMEGKMFQPLANTIIIALLVSLVLSLTLSPVLCAMALKRGTEEDTFLLRWAKWAYLPTLRWAMGHRVTVLTIALGLLGASLSLFPFLGGEFIPILNEGAISPQTIRYPSIALDRSIEIEKEMQRAVMEFPEVRMVVSKIGRSEMGNDPQEPNASDPVVSLRPMDEWTTAKTKSALDNAIRKRIEKVPGANYLLSQPIQQRVDELLSGVRSEATIKILGDDLSVLRSTAEKIQTIMASVRGVGDVRVEQLFGQTYLTIDIDRSKIARHGINVAHIQEIITTAIGQEPATRVYEGNKRFDLTLRYPEKYRNSVDTIKNILLTTASGALIPLGDLATVELQEGPSLISREGLQRRIYVGFNTLGRDIESVVAEAQAKIGEQIHLPAGYHFVWGGSFENMQRAMARLKIILPITIGLIFILLFASFNSVRHAALIIMNLPFAMIGGIVALWLTGEYLSVPASVGFINLFGVAVLNGIVLVSYFNKLRADGLQGDEAIIKGCTLRLRPVLMTALVALLGLMPLAFAHGIGSEVQRPLAVVVIGGLVSSTLLTLVVLPVLYKWLDRPDKPAALETEPAR; encoded by the coding sequence ATGCTGTCTACTCTTCTGGCTTTCGCTCTCCGTCAACGTGTCTTGGTTGTCGTCATGGCATGCATCCTGACCGTCGGAGGCGTCTATGCCTTCCGGACCATCGCCATTGACGCCTTCCCGGACGTCACCACCGTGCTGGTTCAGGTCGTCACGAAAGTGCCCGGCATGTCTCCGGCGGAGGTGGAACGTTTCGTCACCTTCCCCATGGAACTCCAGCTCATGGGGGCGCCGGGGCTGACGGATATTCGCTCGTTTTCAAAGGTCGGCCTGTCGATGATCACCGTCGTCTTCAAGGACGATATCGATATTTATTTGGCCCGGCAGGTCGTGCTCGAACGAATATTGGAAATCCAAGAGCTGCTGCCGCCTGGCTCCTCATCGCAATTGGTTCCGAACACCACCGGATTGGGGGAAGTCTACCAATTCTTTCTTGAGGGACCGCACGACAACGACAAAGACTTCGTGATGAGCGATTCGGACCTTATGGAGCGGCGGACCATTGAGGACTGGGTCATTCGACCGCTGCTCAAAGGGCTACCCGATGTGGTGGATGTGAATTCCCTGGGAGGGTTCGTCAAACAGTACCAGGTGATGGTCGAGCCGGGTCTGCTTCGTAAATACGGTCTGGCGCTTCACGATGTGTTCGATGCCGTGGCGAAGAACAACGCGAATGCCGGCGGGAACATCCTGGAGAAAGACGACGAAAAATATGTGATTCGCGGTGTCGGGCTGATCAAGACGCTCGAAGACATCGACCACATCGTCGTCAAACAGGTGGGTGGTACCCCCGTCTACGTTCGGGATGTGGCGGAGGTCCGGATCGGGCACGCCGTCCGGCACGGCGCCGCCGTGCTGAATGGAAAACATGAAGTGATCACCGGCATCGTGCTCATGCTGCGTGGCGGCAATGCCCGGGACGTGGTGCAATCCATCAAGGACAAAATCTCAGAGATTCATCACAAACGCCTGCTGCCTGACGGATTGCGCATCATTCCATTTTACGACCGAATCGAACTGATTACGGCAGCGCTGGATACCGTCTACAAAGCGCTGCTTGAGGGCATTGTGCTCGTGGTCGTCATTCTCTTTCTGTTTCTTGGCAACGTACGAAGCGCCCTCATCGTGACCGCCACACTGATCGTGACGCCGCTGGTCACCTTCATCATCATGGACCAGGTTGGACTGACGGCCAATCTCATGTCACTCGGCGGACTGGTTATCGCTATCGGCATGATGGTCGATGGCTCAGTCGTGGTGGTAGAGAATGTGTATCGGCACCTCGCCGAACAGCGAGACGACCGCCTCAGTAAAACCGAGGTCATTTTACATGCCGTCACCGAAGTCGGACAACCGGTGATTTTCGGCATCCTGATCATTATCCTTGTCTTCCTTCCGATTCTGACGCTGCAGGGCATGGAAGGAAAAATGTTTCAGCCGCTCGCCAATACGATCATCATCGCGTTACTGGTGTCCTTGGTCTTGTCGCTGACTCTTTCCCCTGTTCTCTGCGCGATGGCACTGAAGCGAGGAACGGAAGAGGACACGTTCCTGCTCCGCTGGGCCAAATGGGCCTATCTCCCGACATTACGCTGGGCGATGGGGCATCGCGTCACCGTGCTGACCATCGCACTCGGGCTTCTGGGCGCCAGCCTGTCCCTGTTTCCCTTCCTCGGAGGAGAGTTTATTCCCATCTTGAATGAGGGGGCGATTTCGCCCCAGACCATTCGTTATCCGAGCATCGCGCTGGATCGATCTATCGAGATTGAAAAAGAGATGCAACGCGCCGTGATGGAGTTTCCCGAAGTGCGCATGGTGGTGTCCAAGATCGGCCGCTCGGAGATGGGAAACGATCCTCAGGAACCCAATGCCAGCGATCCGGTCGTGAGTCTCCGTCCTATGGACGAATGGACCACCGCCAAGACCAAATCGGCCTTGGACAATGCCATCCGCAAACGCATTGAAAAAGTGCCCGGAGCCAATTATCTGCTGAGCCAACCGATCCAACAACGCGTGGATGAGCTGCTGTCCGGCGTCCGATCGGAAGCCACCATAAAAATACTCGGAGACGATCTGTCGGTGCTGAGAAGTACGGCGGAAAAGATTCAAACCATCATGGCATCGGTCAGGGGCGTGGGCGATGTGCGGGTCGAACAACTCTTCGGCCAGACCTACCTCACCATCGACATCGATCGCAGCAAGATCGCTCGCCACGGTATCAATGTCGCCCATATTCAGGAAATTATTACCACGGCGATCGGGCAAGAACCGGCAACCCGCGTCTATGAGGGAAACAAACGATTCGATCTGACCTTGCGGTATCCTGAAAAATACCGAAACAGCGTCGACACGATTAAGAACATCCTGCTGACTACGGCCTCCGGTGCCCTGATTCCGCTCGGAGATCTCGCCACGGTCGAGCTGCAAGAAGGACCCTCATTGATCAGTCGCGAGGGCCTGCAGCGCCGGATCTATGTCGGGTTCAACACCCTCGGCCGAGACATCGAAAGCGTCGTTGCAGAAGCGCAAGCCAAAATCGGGGAACAGATCCATCTACCGGCCGGCTATCACTTTGTCTGGGGAGGCTCGTTTGAAAACATGCAGCGAGCCATGGCACGGTTAAAAATCATCTTACCGATCACGATCGGCTTGATCTTCATCCTCTTGTTTGCCTCGTTTAATTCCGTCCGCCATGCGGCGCTGATCATCATGAATCTGCCGTTCGCGATGATCGGCGGGATCGTGGCACTCTGGCTGACGGGTGAATATTTGAGTGTGCCGGCTTCCGTGGGGTTCATCAATTTGTTCGGCGTGGCGGTGCTCAACGGAATTGTGCTGGTCTCCTACTTCAACAAGTTGCGTGCGGATGGCCTTCAGGGCGACGAGGCGATCATCAAAGGTTGCACACTTCGACTCAGGCCTGTTCTCATGACTGCATTGGTCGCCCTCCTCGGTTTGATGCCGCTGGCGTTCGCGCATGGGATCGGATCGGAAGTCCAACGTCCCCTCGCCGTGGTCGTCATCGGCGGGCTCGTCAGTTCCACGCTCCTGACCCTGGTCGTTTTGCCTGTACTGTACAAATGGCTTGATCGTCCCGATAAACCGGCAGCGCTCGAAACGGAACCCGCCCGCTGA
- a CDS encoding efflux RND transporter periplasmic adaptor subunit, with protein sequence MALTMLAGTLAWFALSGCDGPPPNATGANPPPSVDKSLVRLTTEEIKSAGIIVQPVTRSEFRTIRDFPGTVEPNEHALAEITTLVRGRVIDVYADLGREVKGGTLLALLYSSELGMAQSAYLKATAKLNVAERAFRRAELLLKEKVIGVAELQRREGEMLSLRAELREARDRLLILGLTDEDLRNLDRNHTIRSHVPVVAPFDGRIIARNLTKGEVVETTEKLFVVADLTDVWVTAVIPEKDIPYIRPDQTGTGQSVEVHVAAYPGQAFQGRITYVGDVLDPATRTMRLRLELPNPERKLKPAMYATVRVYSEPEANALLIPESAVQRDRDRQFVFVEREPAIFEARDVKLGSSNGREIKVLDGLLEGESIVTNGAFVLKSELLGEQM encoded by the coding sequence TTGGCCCTGACGATGCTGGCCGGCACGCTTGCGTGGTTCGCCTTGTCCGGATGCGATGGACCTCCACCCAACGCGACTGGGGCCAACCCGCCCCCATCCGTCGACAAGAGCCTGGTCCGGTTGACCACCGAGGAAATTAAATCGGCGGGCATCATCGTCCAACCCGTTACACGCTCAGAGTTTCGCACGATCCGTGACTTCCCCGGCACCGTCGAACCGAATGAACATGCCTTAGCCGAAATCACCACGCTCGTCCGCGGGCGGGTCATCGACGTCTACGCCGACCTCGGCAGAGAAGTGAAGGGAGGGACCCTGCTGGCTCTGCTCTATAGCAGCGAACTGGGTATGGCGCAATCGGCTTATCTGAAAGCTACGGCCAAGCTCAACGTCGCCGAGCGCGCCTTCCGCCGGGCGGAATTGCTCTTGAAAGAAAAGGTCATCGGCGTGGCCGAGTTGCAACGACGCGAAGGAGAAATGCTCAGCCTTCGGGCCGAGCTGCGAGAGGCCCGCGACCGCCTCTTGATCCTGGGTCTCACGGATGAAGACCTGCGCAACTTAGATCGCAATCACACGATCCGCTCACACGTTCCGGTGGTGGCTCCCTTCGACGGCCGCATCATCGCTCGTAACTTAACCAAAGGCGAGGTCGTGGAAACCACGGAAAAACTGTTCGTGGTTGCCGACCTCACGGATGTCTGGGTGACGGCAGTCATTCCCGAGAAAGATATCCCCTACATCCGGCCCGATCAGACAGGAACAGGTCAATCGGTGGAGGTCCATGTGGCCGCCTATCCCGGACAAGCCTTCCAAGGGCGCATCACCTATGTCGGAGACGTGCTCGACCCCGCGACCCGGACGATGCGTCTTCGGCTGGAATTGCCGAATCCCGAGCGTAAGCTCAAACCCGCCATGTATGCCACCGTGCGCGTCTATTCCGAACCGGAGGCGAACGCGCTTCTCATTCCCGAGTCCGCTGTTCAACGCGACCGTGACCGGCAATTCGTCTTTGTCGAACGCGAGCCCGCCATATTCGAGGCGCGCGATGTGAAATTAGGCAGTTCGAACGGCCGTGAGATTAAGGTGCTGGACGGACTGCTGGAGGGAGAATCCATCGTGACGAACGGCGCCTTCGTGCTAAAATCCGAACTGCTCGGGGAACAGATGTAA
- a CDS encoding molybdopterin-dependent oxidoreductase, with translation MQVSVSRRQFLKISAGTVAAVAVADKVLALTALQPVIEVGNPLGEYPDRSWERVYHDQYRYDSSFTWCCSPNDTHGCRVRAFVRNGVVMRVEQNYDHQTYEDLYGNRGTFAHNPRMCLKGFTFHRRVYGPYRLKGPLMRKGWKQWMDDGSPELTPDVKRKYKFDSRFLDDLNRVSWDTAFTYVAKAAVLIATRYSGEAGARRLREQGYAPEMIEMMKGAGVRTFKHRAGMPVLGIVGKMMNTRFNGGCLPLLDSWIRKVDADKAQGGKYYSNYTWHGDQDPSHPFWNGTQNCDVDLSDMRFSKLNTSWGKNFVENKMPEAHWKLESIERGARIVVITPEYNPTAYRADYWIPLRPETDGANFLGAAKIIFDENLQDIDYIKEFTDLPLLVRTDTLQYLDPRDVIADYKFPDFSKSYSGRIQSLKPEQVERLGGMMVWDLAKGKAVPLHREQVGFHFKESGIDPALTGTFRVKLLNGREIDVMSIYQMYQVHLQDYDLDTTHQITRAPKDLIVRWARDSGTIKPAAMHNGEGVCHYFHMTEMGRAAAFIMTITGNIGKFGTGCHTWSGNYKAGIWNAVPWSGAGLAVHTGEDPFNLTLDPNAHGKEIKTRSYYYGEEVGYWNHGDTALIVNTPKYGRKVFTGKTHMPSPSKVRWVTNVNILNNAKHHYDMVKNVDPNIEMIVTQDIEMTSDVNHADVAFACNSWMEFTYPEMTGTVSNPWIQIWKGGIRPLYDTRNDADTFAGVAAKLAEMTGDARFRGVFHFVYMNRVDVYPQRMLDASATCYGYSADVMLKSEKGWMVMGRTYPRHPLWEETNESKPQWTRSGRIETYRIEPEAIEYGENFISHREGPECTPYLPNAIFSNNPFIRPDDYGIPITAQHHDDKHVRNIKLPWAEIKRHPNPLWEKGYQFYCVTPKTRHRVHSQWSVNDWVQIYESNFGDPYRMDKRTPGVGEHQLHINPQAAKDRGINDGDYVFVDGNPVDRPYRGWKPSDPFYKVSRLMIRAKYNPAYPYHVTMAKHAPYVATAKSVKGHETRPDGRAIAVDTGYQSNFRYGAQQSFTRSWLMPMHQTDSLPGKHTIAWKFKWGYAIDHHGINTVPKECLIRITKAEDGGIGARGPWEPVRTGFTPGQENEFMIKWLKGEHIKIKV, from the coding sequence ATGCAGGTTTCCGTTTCACGGAGACAGTTTCTCAAAATCTCGGCGGGAACCGTCGCGGCCGTGGCCGTGGCGGATAAAGTCCTCGCGTTGACCGCGCTGCAGCCGGTCATCGAGGTTGGGAACCCGCTGGGTGAGTACCCGGATCGGTCCTGGGAGCGTGTGTATCACGACCAGTACCGGTACGACTCATCCTTTACCTGGTGCTGCTCACCGAACGACACCCACGGCTGTCGCGTCCGGGCCTTCGTCCGGAACGGCGTCGTCATGCGCGTTGAGCAGAACTATGACCACCAAACCTATGAAGACCTATACGGCAACCGCGGAACGTTCGCGCACAACCCGCGCATGTGCTTGAAAGGCTTCACCTTCCACCGTCGCGTGTACGGCCCCTATCGTCTGAAGGGTCCGTTGATGCGGAAGGGTTGGAAGCAGTGGATGGACGACGGCTCCCCCGAGCTGACGCCCGATGTGAAGCGCAAGTACAAGTTTGACAGCCGCTTCCTGGACGACCTCAACCGGGTCTCCTGGGATACGGCCTTCACCTATGTCGCCAAAGCCGCCGTGCTCATCGCGACGCGCTACAGCGGTGAAGCCGGTGCCCGTCGTCTCCGCGAGCAGGGCTATGCTCCGGAAATGATCGAAATGATGAAGGGTGCGGGCGTGCGGACGTTCAAGCATCGCGCCGGTATGCCGGTGCTCGGCATCGTCGGTAAGATGATGAACACCCGCTTCAACGGCGGATGTCTTCCGTTGCTGGACTCCTGGATTCGCAAAGTCGATGCGGATAAGGCGCAGGGCGGAAAGTACTATTCCAACTACACCTGGCACGGAGACCAGGATCCGTCCCATCCGTTCTGGAACGGGACTCAGAATTGCGACGTCGACCTCTCCGACATGCGCTTCTCCAAGCTGAACACCAGCTGGGGTAAGAACTTCGTCGAGAACAAGATGCCGGAAGCGCACTGGAAGCTCGAGTCGATCGAGCGCGGCGCGCGAATCGTTGTCATTACGCCGGAATACAACCCGACGGCCTACCGCGCAGACTACTGGATTCCTCTGCGGCCGGAGACCGATGGCGCGAACTTCCTCGGCGCTGCAAAGATCATTTTCGATGAGAATTTGCAGGATATCGATTACATCAAGGAATTTACCGACCTGCCGTTGCTCGTACGGACGGATACGCTCCAGTATCTCGATCCGCGCGATGTGATTGCGGATTACAAGTTCCCGGATTTCTCGAAGAGCTATTCGGGACGCATCCAATCCTTGAAGCCCGAGCAGGTGGAACGGCTCGGCGGTATGATGGTCTGGGACCTGGCGAAGGGGAAGGCTGTTCCCCTGCACCGGGAACAGGTCGGCTTCCACTTCAAGGAGAGCGGCATTGATCCGGCCTTGACCGGAACCTTCAGAGTCAAGCTGCTCAACGGCCGCGAGATCGACGTGATGTCGATCTACCAGATGTATCAGGTCCACTTGCAGGACTACGATCTGGACACCACGCACCAGATCACCCGTGCCCCGAAGGACCTCATCGTCCGTTGGGCGCGTGATTCAGGCACGATCAAGCCGGCTGCGATGCATAACGGCGAAGGCGTCTGTCACTATTTCCACATGACGGAAATGGGCCGGGCGGCTGCGTTCATTATGACGATCACCGGTAACATCGGAAAGTTCGGGACGGGCTGCCATACCTGGTCCGGTAACTACAAGGCCGGTATCTGGAACGCCGTTCCTTGGTCCGGCGCGGGACTCGCGGTGCACACCGGTGAAGATCCCTTCAACCTGACCCTGGATCCGAATGCGCACGGCAAAGAGATCAAGACCCGTTCCTACTACTATGGTGAAGAAGTCGGTTACTGGAACCATGGTGATACGGCCTTGATCGTCAACACGCCGAAGTACGGACGCAAAGTGTTCACCGGCAAGACCCACATGCCGAGCCCCAGCAAAGTCCGCTGGGTGACCAACGTGAACATTCTCAACAACGCCAAGCACCACTATGACATGGTGAAAAACGTCGATCCGAACATCGAGATGATCGTCACGCAAGACATCGAGATGACCTCGGACGTCAACCATGCCGACGTGGCGTTTGCTTGTAACTCCTGGATGGAGTTCACCTATCCGGAAATGACTGGCACGGTCTCCAATCCGTGGATTCAGATCTGGAAGGGTGGTATCCGTCCGCTGTACGACACCCGTAACGATGCGGACACCTTCGCCGGCGTCGCAGCCAAGTTGGCTGAAATGACCGGAGATGCGCGGTTCCGCGGCGTGTTCCACTTCGTGTACATGAACCGTGTCGATGTCTATCCGCAGCGGATGCTGGATGCCAGCGCCACCTGCTACGGATACAGCGCTGACGTCATGTTGAAGTCGGAAAAGGGCTGGATGGTCATGGGTCGTACCTATCCGCGCCACCCGCTCTGGGAAGAGACCAACGAGTCCAAGCCCCAGTGGACGCGGTCGGGTCGTATCGAGACCTACCGTATTGAGCCGGAAGCCATCGAATACGGGGAAAACTTCATTTCACACCGGGAAGGCCCGGAGTGTACCCCGTATCTGCCGAATGCGATTTTCTCGAACAATCCGTTCATTCGGCCGGATGACTACGGTATTCCGATCACCGCGCAGCACCATGATGACAAGCACGTGCGAAACATCAAGCTGCCGTGGGCGGAAATCAAGCGGCATCCGAACCCGTTGTGGGAAAAGGGCTACCAGTTCTACTGCGTCACGCCCAAGACCCGGCACCGGGTGCATAGCCAATGGTCGGTGAACGACTGGGTGCAGATTTATGAGTCGAACTTCGGCGATCCGTACCGCATGGACAAACGGACACCGGGTGTCGGAGAACACCAGTTGCACATCAACCCGCAAGCGGCGAAAGACCGCGGCATCAACGACGGCGACTACGTCTTTGTCGACGGTAACCCGGTGGACCGGCCCTATCGTGGCTGGAAGCCGTCGGATCCGTTCTACAAGGTGTCCCGTTTGATGATTCGTGCCAAGTACAACCCGGCGTATCCGTACCACGTCACGATGGCAAAGCATGCCCCGTATGTGGCCACGGCGAAGTCGGTGAAAGGTCACGAGACGCGGCCAGACGGACGCGCCATTGCGGTGGACACCGGCTATCAGTCCAACTTCCGGTACGGCGCTCAACAGTCGTTTACCAGAAGCTGGTTGATGCCGATGCACCAGACCGACTCACTCCCCGGCAAGCACACGATTGCCTGGAAGTTCAAGTGGGGCTATGCCATCGATCACCATGGCATCAACACCGTTCCGAAGGAATGCTTGATCCGCATCACCAAGGCGGAAGACGGCGGTATCGGAGCGCGTGGTCCGTGGGAACCAGTCCGGACCGGGTTCACGCCAGGTCAGGAAAACGAGTTCATGATCAAGTGGCTTAAGGGTGAACATATCAAGATCAAGGTCTAG
- a CDS encoding sigma-54 dependent transcriptional regulator, with translation MSGTKHKVFTILLVEDDAGDVDMFLRTVEHELPRHEDEQVTLVINATAEGALERLQQQPIDLIIADVRLPGMSGIELLRRVQDLNRRIPVIIVSWVHAIETVIDAMRHGAFDYIVKPYDTMDLSARIHRAMRMSEILLQASPDEPAAPRIPFKNLVGVSSPIRNVMAMIEAIARVPSTTLIIGETGTGKELIAKAIHERSLDSDGPFQVVDCTTFSEGTVESELFGHVRGAFTGAVADRTGLIESGSHGTVFLDEIGDLPANLQAKLLRVLEAGEVRAVGSTQQRKVNVRFIAATNQDLAEKVKRNEFRKDLFFRLNVMVIRVPPLRERTEDIPVLARHFIARYAKEFTKRVEDLHPSAVTELVAYPWPGNVRELRNVMERAVMLAKGDRIGIADVAGMLAVPDERQREAPEEDYLHLPYAKAKEQVLEAFNQRYISTKLTIHQGNVTHAAQDAGLPRSYFHEIMRRYTKDEK, from the coding sequence ATGTCAGGCACCAAGCACAAAGTCTTCACGATCCTGCTGGTCGAGGACGACGCGGGCGACGTGGACATGTTCTTGCGCACGGTCGAGCATGAACTGCCCCGCCATGAGGATGAGCAGGTCACGCTGGTCATCAACGCCACGGCCGAGGGCGCGCTGGAGCGGCTGCAACAGCAACCGATCGATCTGATCATTGCCGACGTGCGGCTGCCGGGCATGAGCGGAATCGAACTCCTGCGGCGGGTACAGGACCTGAACCGGCGTATCCCCGTCATCATCGTCAGCTGGGTCCATGCGATCGAGACGGTCATTGACGCGATGCGCCATGGAGCATTCGACTACATCGTGAAGCCCTACGACACGATGGATCTGTCGGCGCGCATTCATCGGGCCATGCGCATGTCGGAAATCCTCCTGCAGGCCTCACCGGACGAGCCTGCCGCGCCACGCATTCCCTTCAAGAACCTGGTGGGTGTGAGCTCCCCGATCAGAAACGTGATGGCCATGATCGAAGCCATCGCCCGGGTCCCCTCCACCACACTGATCATCGGGGAAACCGGCACGGGTAAGGAATTGATCGCCAAGGCGATTCACGAGCGCAGTCTCGATAGCGATGGCCCGTTCCAGGTTGTCGACTGCACCACCTTCTCGGAAGGCACCGTGGAGAGTGAGTTGTTCGGCCATGTCCGCGGCGCATTCACCGGCGCAGTGGCGGACCGAACCGGCTTGATCGAGTCAGGCAGCCACGGCACCGTCTTTCTCGACGAAATCGGCGACCTCCCCGCCAATCTGCAGGCGAAACTCCTGCGTGTGCTGGAAGCCGGGGAAGTGCGGGCGGTCGGCAGCACCCAGCAGCGGAAGGTGAACGTCCGCTTTATCGCCGCGACCAATCAGGACCTGGCTGAGAAGGTAAAGCGGAACGAGTTCCGGAAAGACCTGTTCTTTCGCCTCAATGTCATGGTGATCCGCGTCCCGCCTCTCCGTGAACGGACGGAAGATATCCCCGTGCTCGCCCGACACTTCATTGCACGCTATGCCAAGGAGTTTACGAAACGCGTGGAGGATCTCCATCCCTCCGCCGTCACAGAGCTCGTCGCTTACCCATGGCCGGGGAATGTCCGGGAATTACGAAACGTGATGGAACGGGCGGTCATGCTCGCCAAGGGCGACCGCATCGGTATCGCGGATGTAGCCGGCATGCTCGCCGTGCCAGACGAGCGACAGCGCGAGGCCCCCGAAGAAGACTATCTTCACCTGCCGTATGCAAAAGCCAAGGAACAGGTACTGGAAGCCTTCAACCAACGGTACATCTCGACCAAACTGACGATCCATCAGGGGAACGTCACCCATGCCGCCCAGGACGCCGGACTGCCACGTTCCTACTTCCATGAGATCATGCGCCGCTATACAAAAGACGAAAAATAG
- the sugE gene encoding quaternary ammonium compound efflux SMR transporter SugE gives MAWTLLCVAGLFEICWAIGLKYTEGFTRPWPTVGTLVAMAASFGCLAHALKTIPVGTGYAVWTGIGAAGTAVLGMVLFAETASAIKVLSLLCIVLGIIGLRSTS, from the coding sequence ATGGCGTGGACTTTACTGTGTGTCGCCGGACTCTTTGAAATCTGTTGGGCCATCGGGTTGAAGTACACCGAAGGATTTACCCGGCCGTGGCCCACAGTCGGAACATTGGTCGCCATGGCAGCGAGCTTCGGCTGCCTGGCGCACGCCTTGAAAACAATCCCCGTGGGAACCGGGTATGCGGTATGGACCGGTATCGGCGCGGCAGGCACCGCTGTCCTCGGCATGGTCCTCTTTGCAGAAACTGCCTCGGCCATCAAAGTGCTCTCGTTGCTCTGCATCGTACTCGGCATCATCGGACTCAGAAGCACTTCCTGA
- a CDS encoding calcium:proton antiporter — MLPLTTPTQHESPLLHFPNRNTPKPTGWTLGEWLLLLPVGTAALFFHYGHEWLSDLSSPVRLSAILGWLLLVIILSAFAVLRHAEHLAERLGEPMGTVILTLSVTGIEVMMITAFMYTGNGNASLARDAMFAVVMIVLNGMVGLSLLLGGLRYHEQTYNLQGANAFLAVIVPLAVLGLVLPSYTISSPGPTFSPHQSTFLIVMSLGLYGVFLAIQNLRHRDYFVAPRSQSKRKMALLHQTEQAPKTPVWRHTLLLVAYLLPLVILSEHVATPIDYTLRLWKAPHALGGVLVAGLVLAPESLGAVRAALANQLQRSVNILLGSVLASISLTIPAVLAIGFFTESTIILGIDTVDTILLVLTFVVSMLTFAVRRTNVLLGAVHLLLFLAYLMLIFEK, encoded by the coding sequence ATGTTGCCACTCACTACACCCACTCAGCACGAATCTCCGTTACTCCACTTCCCGAATCGCAACACCCCGAAGCCGACCGGCTGGACGCTTGGAGAGTGGCTCCTGCTCCTGCCTGTCGGAACTGCCGCCCTGTTCTTTCACTATGGCCATGAGTGGCTGAGCGACCTCTCTAGTCCCGTTCGATTGAGCGCCATCCTCGGCTGGCTCCTGCTCGTGATTATTCTCTCCGCCTTTGCCGTTCTTCGTCATGCGGAGCACCTTGCAGAGCGGCTCGGCGAACCGATGGGAACCGTGATTCTGACCTTGTCGGTCACCGGGATCGAAGTGATGATGATCACGGCCTTTATGTATACGGGCAACGGGAATGCGTCGCTGGCGCGTGACGCCATGTTTGCGGTGGTCATGATCGTACTGAACGGCATGGTCGGCCTCTCGCTCCTGCTCGGCGGCCTGCGGTATCACGAACAGACCTACAACCTACAAGGGGCGAACGCGTTCCTCGCGGTCATTGTCCCGCTGGCGGTGTTGGGGCTCGTGCTGCCGAGTTATACGATTTCCTCACCCGGTCCGACATTTTCCCCCCATCAATCCACCTTTCTCATCGTGATGTCCTTGGGGTTGTATGGTGTGTTTCTCGCGATTCAAAATCTGCGCCACCGCGACTACTTCGTGGCACCCCGGAGCCAGAGCAAGCGAAAAATGGCCTTGCTCCATCAGACTGAACAGGCCCCGAAGACACCTGTCTGGCGCCATACACTCCTCCTGGTGGCCTACCTGCTCCCGCTCGTCATTCTCTCGGAACATGTGGCGACACCGATCGATTACACACTTCGCCTATGGAAGGCCCCCCACGCGTTAGGCGGTGTGCTGGTGGCCGGGTTGGTGCTGGCTCCCGAATCTCTTGGCGCGGTCCGGGCCGCTCTGGCCAATCAATTGCAGCGCTCCGTCAATATTCTCCTTGGATCGGTGCTCGCGAGTATCAGCCTCACCATTCCTGCCGTCCTCGCTATCGGCTTCTTTACTGAATCCACCATCATTCTCGGGATCGACACAGTCGATACCATCCTCCTGGTCCTGACCTTCGTGGTCAGCATGCTGACCTTTGCCGTCAGACGCACCAATGTCCTGCTCGGAGCCGTCCACCTGCTCCTGTTCCTGGCCTACCTCATGCTGATTTTTGAGAAATAG